From the Clostridium sp. Marseille-P299 genome, one window contains:
- a CDS encoding S1C family serine protease yields MKNIKKYLLRLSITFLLTISLVSPSIGTLHIVNAANVQVSSPKISKSKIAIAVGEKATLEFENATKLVTWKSEDKSIANVNEYGEITAISEGVTQIFATHDNVVYPCRVTVYKERLQTLQNEYFIYEDTNIPVTFLYKKSYETIQVSSSNPEVASIGKIAWDGNIANLPISIGKKGSTVLTIKRTKSVEPCTITIHVIDKSERIVPDATEIYEKVAKSMVEITMVTDKKEDSLGSGFFIGDGMILTNYHVIENASSINVIDYEGKEFEVTSIYDYNKEFDLAVLGVKGTKEALPISLDKVVAGEKVYTVGSPYGYTGTFSSGIVGAASRIIEKVDYIQITAPISKGNSGGPLLNRFGEVIGVNTLTRTDAQNLNFSLNISYLKQLDLSTKKDIKTFLK; encoded by the coding sequence ATGAAGAATATAAAGAAATATTTATTACGATTAAGCATTACATTTTTATTAACAATATCCTTAGTATCACCGAGTATTGGAACATTACATATTGTAAATGCAGCAAATGTCCAAGTTAGCTCACCAAAAATAAGCAAAAGTAAAATTGCAATTGCAGTTGGTGAAAAGGCTACTTTAGAATTTGAGAATGCAACGAAACTCGTAACGTGGAAAAGCGAAGATAAATCCATTGCAAATGTGAATGAATACGGTGAAATCACTGCAATTTCAGAGGGTGTAACTCAAATTTTTGCAACCCATGATAATGTTGTTTACCCATGTCGTGTTACAGTTTATAAAGAACGATTACAAACGTTACAAAATGAATATTTTATTTATGAAGATACCAATATACCAGTAACTTTTTTATATAAAAAGTCTTATGAAACTATTCAGGTAAGCTCTTCAAATCCAGAAGTAGCGTCAATAGGAAAAATAGCCTGGGATGGAAATATAGCAAACTTACCGATATCTATTGGTAAGAAAGGGAGTACTGTATTAACTATTAAGAGAACAAAATCGGTGGAACCTTGTACGATTACGATTCATGTAATTGATAAATCAGAGCGAATTGTTCCAGATGCTACAGAAATTTATGAGAAAGTAGCGAAATCAATGGTTGAAATAACAATGGTTACGGATAAAAAAGAGGATTCATTAGGCTCTGGATTTTTTATCGGTGATGGTATGATTTTAACCAATTATCATGTAATAGAAAATGCTTCAAGTATTAACGTAATCGATTACGAGGGAAAAGAATTTGAAGTCACTTCTATTTATGATTATAATAAAGAGTTTGATTTAGCAGTCCTTGGCGTAAAAGGGACAAAGGAGGCATTACCGATATCTTTAGATAAAGTAGTTGCTGGAGAAAAGGTATATACAGTAGGTAGCCCTTATGGATATACTGGAACATTTTCCAGTGGGATTGTGGGGGCGGCTTCAAGAATCATTGAAAAAGTAGATTATATTCAAATCACTGCACCAATTTCAAAAGGTAATAGCGGTGGCCCATTACTCAATCGTTTTGGAGAGGTTATTGGGGTGAACACGCTAACAAGAACGGATGCTCAAAATCTAAATTTTTCTTTGAATATAAGTTATTTAAAACAGCTTGATTTATCTACAAAAAAAGATATTAAAACATTTCTAAAATAA
- a CDS encoding SpoIID/LytB domain-containing protein, with the protein MNRKENIKKIVLITICIIIIVFIFVRNIIGGVGTTRNDEEYKPIDVTDNITRQEAYRLFSYVLYERAERESLENALEDDSLSKEPYYSYINALVTAGVLEKKEKDNLFTKSAEPLTCGEFKDLLTKVSSVAQINYKSVISTLPERLKSVKRGDKLYLSEFLSVYEVLVDRLLEKSNADGTVINLKTRELFLVGTLADDTTSEIAVDQSGSQYYYKNFKDYSVILKDGLNNRFDSEEKNVGNKIDSYIDVSVEAMVCGDEIVYIKDMLDKEVTISNVWIIEGKSSTMKFYVAGIEKEYETILPLSETVTGKIGDVTLKDGVISGVTVKPDTINGKVLLTTKKEIEIEGYGKLPFNENFKIYKIYGTLSMEKTNSILVGYTITDFVVSDGEICAALIKEDIKAKDIRVLINTNSYKSIFHESVTFTSNQPFVITYGEKKVSYDAGIEVTVKKDDEMLEQGRIKITTTAEGKIKLNSIIRSYGKPEYRGSIEIAKTDNGLTIVNELSLEEYLYSVVPSEMPTSYGEEALKVQAVCARSFAYNQLLQNKYSAYGAHVDDSVNSQVYNNIEESEATILAVKDTYGQVLKYDDKVLTAYYFATSSGHTASVEDVWESSTPTTYLKGYLQTEEKQDVDLSKDEDFREFINHDNVDVKLNNGVMSEVVNTYDSGFLMYRWNVTISVEDLSKQINENISSCYTTNKNSILTLVSNSNDEGLLDGDGIRVLNTSVFRSTMISDIGTVKKMKVITRGKSGIIKELLITGTKATVLVRYQTNVRQLLAPVNDNLYRLDNSSVSGMSMLPSAFFYIDAVGKGDNITAFTLTGGGYGHGVGMSQNGVKKMIDQGKTYDEVLKHYYTGIELGLVYE; encoded by the coding sequence ATGAATCGTAAAGAAAATATAAAAAAGATTGTATTAATTACTATATGCATTATTATTATAGTTTTTATTTTTGTAAGAAACATAATTGGAGGGGTAGGAACCACCAGAAATGATGAGGAATATAAACCAATCGATGTAACAGATAATATAACAAGGCAGGAAGCGTATCGATTGTTTAGTTATGTACTATATGAAAGAGCAGAACGAGAAAGCCTTGAGAATGCATTAGAAGATGACTCTCTTTCTAAGGAGCCCTATTATAGTTATATCAATGCATTGGTGACAGCAGGAGTTTTAGAGAAAAAAGAGAAGGACAATCTTTTTACTAAAAGTGCTGAACCTTTGACTTGCGGAGAGTTTAAAGATTTATTAACAAAAGTTAGTTCTGTTGCACAAATTAATTATAAATCCGTGATCTCAACATTACCAGAACGATTAAAATCAGTGAAACGAGGAGATAAGTTATATTTATCAGAATTTCTTTCCGTATATGAGGTATTAGTGGATAGACTTTTAGAAAAATCTAATGCGGATGGTACGGTGATAAATTTAAAAACAAGGGAATTATTTCTTGTAGGTACATTAGCAGATGATACTACATCAGAAATAGCTGTTGATCAAAGTGGAAGCCAATACTACTATAAGAATTTTAAAGATTATTCTGTTATCTTAAAAGATGGTCTGAATAATAGATTTGATAGCGAAGAAAAAAACGTAGGTAATAAGATTGATTCTTACATAGATGTTTCAGTTGAGGCTATGGTGTGTGGTGATGAAATTGTTTATATAAAAGATATGTTAGATAAAGAGGTAACAATCTCTAATGTATGGATTATTGAGGGAAAATCATCAACAATGAAATTTTATGTTGCTGGTATTGAAAAGGAATACGAAACCATATTACCACTTTCAGAAACAGTTACAGGGAAAATTGGTGACGTTACATTAAAAGACGGTGTTATTAGCGGAGTAACCGTAAAACCAGACACCATCAACGGAAAAGTTTTACTTACCACAAAAAAGGAAATTGAAATTGAAGGGTATGGTAAATTACCATTTAATGAAAATTTTAAAATATATAAAATATATGGCACCTTATCCATGGAAAAGACAAATAGCATCTTGGTAGGATATACAATTACGGACTTTGTTGTATCGGATGGCGAAATATGTGCGGCTTTGATCAAAGAAGATATTAAGGCAAAAGATATTCGAGTACTTATTAATACGAATAGCTATAAATCCATATTTCATGAAAGCGTTACATTTACCTCGAATCAACCATTTGTTATAACTTATGGTGAAAAAAAGGTATCCTATGATGCAGGGATTGAAGTAACAGTTAAAAAAGACGATGAAATGTTAGAACAAGGTAGAATAAAGATAACAACAACAGCAGAAGGAAAGATAAAATTAAATTCTATCATTCGATCCTATGGAAAACCAGAATATCGTGGAAGCATAGAAATTGCTAAAACAGACAATGGTTTAACAATTGTTAATGAACTCTCATTAGAAGAGTATCTATATTCTGTTGTACCAAGCGAAATGCCTACCTCCTATGGTGAGGAAGCATTAAAAGTGCAGGCCGTTTGTGCAAGAAGCTTTGCTTACAATCAATTGCTCCAAAATAAATACAGTGCCTATGGGGCACATGTTGATGATAGTGTAAATAGTCAAGTATATAATAATATTGAAGAGAGTGAAGCTACGATTCTTGCGGTAAAAGATACCTATGGTCAAGTATTAAAATACGATGACAAAGTTCTAACAGCCTATTATTTCGCAACATCAAGTGGCCATACCGCAAGTGTTGAGGATGTGTGGGAAAGTAGCACGCCAACTACGTATCTAAAGGGATATTTACAAACAGAAGAAAAGCAAGACGTAGATTTATCAAAGGACGAAGATTTTAGAGAGTTTATAAATCATGATAATGTTGATGTGAAGCTAAATAATGGTGTAATGTCAGAAGTAGTTAATACTTATGATAGCGGATTTCTAATGTATCGATGGAATGTAACAATTTCTGTAGAGGACTTAAGCAAGCAAATTAATGAAAATATAAGTAGTTGCTATACTACAAATAAGAATTCTATTTTAACCTTAGTGTCTAATAGTAATGATGAAGGTCTTTTAGATGGTGATGGAATTCGAGTACTGAACACATCAGTTTTTAGAAGTACTATGATAAGTGATATAGGTACAGTAAAAAAGATGAAAGTTATTACAAGAGGTAAAAGTGGCATTATAAAGGAATTATTAATTACAGGTACAAAAGCTACAGTTTTAGTTCGTTATCAAACGAATGTAAGGCAACTTCTTGCTCCAGTAAACGATAATCTGTACCGCTTAGATAATAGTTCTGTTAGTGGAATGTCTATGCTTCCAAGTGCATTTTTCTATATTGATGCAGTTGGAAAAGGAGATAATATAACGGCATTTACCTTAACTGGTGGTGGATATGGCCATGGTGTCGGTATGTCACAAAATGGTGTAAAGAAAATGATAGATCAAGGCAAGACATATGATGAAGTTTTAAAACATTATTATACTGGCATAGAATTGGGATTGGTTTATGAATAA
- a CDS encoding YihY/virulence factor BrkB family protein translates to MIIISIIKLIQSFCRKLRDDFISAFSAQAAFFTFLSFFPFAMFLLTLLQYLPFSEETVLEACSEIFPTTINSLIVTIVGELYDKASGTILSVTVILTLWSASKGFLAIVRGMNSVYNNKETRNYIILRLWSTLYTLLFAILIIILLVIFVFGNQLTLYIAERFPFLTEYALIIISVRTIVGLCIMVLFFALIFVVIPNRRSNLFAELPGAIVTSAGWMGFSYLFSFYIDNMSNHSYTYGSLTAIVICMIWLYACMYMMFIGAEINAIIANPIIHDAIKELLSTIKRDKKQKPR, encoded by the coding sequence ATGATAATTATTTCAATTATAAAATTAATACAATCATTTTGTCGAAAATTGAGAGATGATTTTATAAGTGCCTTTTCAGCACAGGCTGCCTTTTTTACATTCCTCTCTTTTTTCCCTTTTGCTATGTTTTTATTAACATTGTTGCAATATCTTCCTTTTTCAGAAGAAACCGTTTTAGAGGCGTGTTCCGAAATATTTCCTACAACCATTAATTCATTAATCGTTACAATTGTAGGTGAATTATATGATAAAGCCTCTGGTACAATATTATCCGTAACTGTAATTTTAACCTTATGGTCCGCTTCCAAAGGATTTCTTGCTATCGTACGTGGTATGAATTCTGTTTATAACAACAAAGAAACAAGAAACTATATCATATTACGTCTTTGGTCAACACTATATACATTATTATTTGCGATTCTAATCATTATTCTTTTAGTTATATTTGTTTTTGGTAATCAATTAACTCTTTATATTGCGGAACGATTTCCTTTCCTAACAGAATATGCACTTATTATTATTAGTGTTCGTACGATTGTAGGTCTTTGTATCATGGTATTATTTTTTGCTCTTATTTTTGTAGTTATTCCAAATCGTAGATCAAACTTATTTGCAGAATTACCTGGAGCTATCGTAACGTCTGCTGGGTGGATGGGATTTTCATACTTGTTTTCATTTTATATTGATAATATGAGTAATCATTCTTACACCTATGGTAGTCTTACTGCAATTGTAATCTGTATGATTTGGTTATATGCTTGTATGTATATGATGTTTATCGGAGCTGAAATTAATGCAATTATTGCAAATCCAATTATACATGATGCAATAAAAGAATTACTCTCTACTATAAAACGTGATAAAAAACAAAAACCTCGATAA
- the pheS gene encoding phenylalanine--tRNA ligase subunit alpha gives MKEKLKAIKEQALSQINASESLDTLNEIRVAFLGKKGELTSVLKSLKDVAPEDRPAVGQLVNDARAEIESKLEEVKSAFEKKLREKKMKEETIDVTLPAKKPMLGHRHPNTIALEEAERIFIGMGYEVVEGPEVEYDYYNFEALNIPANHPAKDEQDTFYVNSNILLRTQTSPVQVREMEKGKLPIRMIAPGRVFRSDEVDATHSPSFHQIEGLVIDKNITFADLKGTLAEFAKEMFGEETKVKFRPHHFPFTEPSAEVDVSCFKCGGSGCRFCKGSGWIEILGCGMVHPNVLKMSGIDPEEYTGFAFGVGLERIALLKYEIDDMRLLYENDTRFLKQF, from the coding sequence ATGAAGGAAAAATTAAAAGCGATTAAAGAGCAAGCCTTATCCCAGATTAATGCGAGTGAATCACTAGATACTTTAAATGAAATTCGTGTTGCGTTTCTTGGAAAGAAGGGAGAACTTACTTCTGTACTCAAATCTTTAAAAGATGTGGCTCCAGAAGATAGACCAGCGGTAGGTCAACTTGTAAATGATGCTCGCGCTGAGATTGAGAGCAAATTAGAAGAAGTTAAGAGTGCATTTGAGAAAAAGTTAAGAGAAAAGAAGATGAAAGAGGAAACGATTGATGTTACCTTACCAGCGAAAAAGCCAATGCTTGGACATCGTCATCCAAACACAATAGCATTAGAAGAAGCTGAGAGAATCTTTATTGGTATGGGTTATGAAGTTGTAGAAGGCCCAGAAGTAGAATATGACTACTATAACTTTGAGGCACTTAATATACCTGCAAACCATCCAGCAAAGGATGAACAGGATACTTTTTATGTAAACAGCAATATTTTACTTCGTACACAGACATCTCCAGTTCAAGTACGTGAAATGGAAAAAGGTAAACTTCCAATTCGTATGATTGCTCCAGGTAGAGTATTCCGTTCCGATGAGGTAGATGCAACACATTCTCCAAGTTTCCATCAAATTGAGGGACTTGTAATTGATAAAAACATTACATTTGCAGATTTAAAGGGAACACTTGCTGAGTTTGCGAAAGAGATGTTTGGTGAAGAAACAAAAGTTAAATTCAGACCTCACCATTTCCCATTTACAGAGCCATCTGCAGAAGTGGATGTATCCTGTTTTAAATGTGGAGGAAGTGGATGTCGTTTTTGTAAAGGCTCTGGTTGGATTGAAATCTTAGGATGCGGTATGGTTCATCCAAATGTTCTTAAAATGAGTGGAATCGATCCAGAAGAATATACAGGTTTTGCATTCGGTGTTGGACTTGAGCGTATTGCTTTATTAAAATACGAAATTGATGACATGAGATTATTATACGAAAATGATACCCGTTTCTTAAAGCAATTCTAG
- the pheT gene encoding phenylalanine--tRNA ligase subunit beta has translation MNTPLSWIKAYVPDLDCSAQEYTDAMTLTGTKVEGYEKLDADLDKIVVGKILKIEKHPDADKLIVCQVQVSKDGDTVQIVTGAPNVKEGDVVPVVLDGGRVAGGHDGNKAPGGIKIKKGKLRGIESCGMMCSIEELGSSKEFYPDAPEDGIYIFSDNKEYDHLEIGSSAIEALGLNDVTFEYEITSNRVDCFGVVGIAREAAATFSKEFHPPVVKETGNSENAKDYIDVEIKDTELCKRYVARVVKNIKIGPSPLWMQRRLAACGIRPINNIVDITNYVMEEYAQPMHAFDLDQIAGKKIVVRRGNDNETFTTLDGQERTIDSSMLMICDAEKPVAIAGIMGGENSKITDNVSTMLFEAACFDGTNIRLSSKKLGLRTDSSAKFEKGLDPNNAMEAINRACQLVEELGVGEVVGGAVDVYPNVRTETRIPYRYERTNKLLGTNLDKETMIGYFKKVDLGYDEATDEVIVPTWRQDVLSQADLDEEVARFFGYDKIPTTLPTGEATTGKLSFKLRVENCARDMAEQFGFSEAQTYSFESPKVFDKLLIPAEDKLRETVTISNPLGEDYSIMRTLPLNGMLTSLSTNFNRRNKNVRLYELANIYLPKALPITELPDERMQFTLGFYGDGDFFDLKGIIEEYLEKIGLKGVLTYDPNAGKTFLHPGRQANIIYDGVVIGYLGELHPEVLDNYDIGTKAYVGVLDMPEVTSKASFDVKYTGIAKYPAVTRDISMLMKKEILAGQVEEVIRKNGGKILESYHLFDIYEGSQIQEGYKSMAYSISFRAKDRTLEEKDVTEVMNKILKGLSAIGIELRQ, from the coding sequence ATGAATACACCACTTTCTTGGATTAAAGCTTATGTGCCAGATCTTGATTGTAGCGCACAAGAATATACAGATGCCATGACTCTTACTGGTACAAAAGTAGAAGGTTATGAAAAATTAGATGCAGATTTAGATAAAATTGTAGTTGGTAAAATTTTAAAAATTGAAAAACACCCTGATGCAGATAAATTAATTGTTTGCCAGGTACAGGTTTCAAAGGACGGAGATACAGTACAAATCGTAACAGGTGCTCCAAATGTAAAAGAAGGAGACGTTGTTCCAGTTGTACTTGACGGAGGTAGAGTTGCTGGCGGTCATGATGGCAACAAGGCACCTGGCGGAATTAAAATTAAAAAGGGCAAATTACGTGGAATTGAATCCTGCGGTATGATGTGCTCCATTGAAGAGTTAGGATCCTCCAAAGAATTCTATCCAGATGCTCCAGAAGATGGTATCTATATCTTTAGCGATAATAAAGAATATGACCATTTAGAAATTGGATCTAGTGCTATTGAAGCATTAGGTTTAAATGATGTAACTTTTGAATATGAAATTACAAGTAACCGTGTAGATTGCTTTGGCGTTGTTGGAATCGCAAGAGAAGCAGCAGCTACATTCTCAAAAGAATTCCATCCACCAGTGGTTAAGGAAACTGGAAATTCTGAAAATGCAAAAGATTATATTGATGTTGAGATCAAGGATACAGAGCTTTGCAAACGTTATGTAGCAAGAGTTGTTAAGAATATTAAAATTGGACCATCTCCATTATGGATGCAAAGAAGATTAGCAGCATGTGGTATTCGCCCAATTAACAACATTGTAGATATCACAAATTACGTTATGGAAGAATATGCACAGCCAATGCATGCCTTTGACTTAGACCAGATTGCTGGTAAGAAAATTGTCGTTAGACGTGGAAATGACAATGAAACATTTACAACATTAGATGGCCAAGAAAGAACAATTGATTCTTCTATGTTAATGATTTGTGATGCAGAAAAACCAGTTGCAATTGCTGGTATTATGGGTGGAGAAAACTCAAAAATTACTGATAACGTAAGCACAATGTTATTTGAAGCAGCATGTTTTGATGGTACAAATATCCGTTTATCCAGTAAGAAATTAGGCTTACGTACGGATTCAAGTGCTAAGTTTGAAAAAGGATTAGATCCAAATAACGCAATGGAAGCAATTAATCGCGCTTGCCAATTAGTGGAAGAGCTAGGTGTTGGTGAAGTTGTTGGCGGAGCAGTGGATGTATATCCAAATGTAAGAACTGAAACAAGAATTCCATATCGTTATGAAAGAACAAATAAATTACTTGGCACTAATCTTGATAAAGAAACAATGATTGGTTACTTTAAAAAAGTTGATTTAGGATATGATGAAGCAACGGATGAAGTAATTGTTCCAACTTGGAGACAGGACGTATTATCTCAGGCAGACTTAGATGAAGAAGTAGCTCGTTTCTTCGGATATGATAAGATTCCAACAACACTTCCTACAGGTGAAGCAACAACTGGTAAGTTATCCTTTAAACTTCGTGTGGAAAACTGTGCAAGAGATATGGCAGAACAATTTGGATTTTCGGAAGCTCAAACATATTCCTTTGAAAGTCCAAAGGTATTTGATAAGTTATTAATTCCAGCAGAGGATAAGCTTCGTGAAACAGTTACAATTTCAAATCCTCTTGGAGAAGATTATAGTATCATGAGAACATTACCTCTTAATGGTATGTTAACTTCTCTATCAACAAACTTTAATCGTAGAAATAAGAATGTTCGTTTATATGAACTAGCAAATATTTATTTACCAAAGGCACTTCCAATCACTGAATTACCAGATGAGAGAATGCAATTTACCCTAGGTTTCTATGGAGATGGTGATTTCTTTGATTTAAAAGGTATCATTGAAGAATACCTAGAAAAAATCGGATTAAAGGGTGTATTAACTTATGATCCAAATGCAGGTAAGACTTTCTTACATCCAGGACGTCAAGCAAATATCATTTATGATGGAGTAGTGATTGGTTATCTTGGAGAGCTTCATCCAGAAGTACTTGATAATTATGATATCGGAACAAAAGCTTATGTTGGTGTACTTGATATGCCAGAAGTTACAAGCAAAGCTAGCTTTGATGTAAAATACACTGGAATTGCAAAATATCCAGCAGTTACACGTGATATCAGTATGCTTATGAAGAAAGAGATTCTTGCTGGACAGGTAGAAGAAGTGATACGTAAAAATGGTGGAAAGATCTTAGAAAGCTATCACTTATTTGATATCTATGAAGGATCTCAGATCCAGGAAGGATATAAGTCTATGGCTTATTCCATCAGCTTCCGTGCAAAAGATAGAACATTGGAAGAAAAAGATGTTACAGAAGTAATGAATAAGATTTTAAAAGGTCTTAGTGCAATTGGTATTGAATTAAGACAATAA
- a CDS encoding Ig-like domain-containing protein, translating to MKKKLFTKLMAFLLICVMAIPMVSIRKPATVYAASASMNTTWKTIYMGSTYTFWVKNATNVKTKAWSSSNKSVATVNGKGMVTPVKAGKATISCKIIYTNGTTNTVKATVVVKNRVPATAISVNADLGTINAHTLKVGESHQFKFTKTPSNTTDYAYFTIADEEYASVSSSGVVTAKKAGITMLEVACGPNATEAKSPTNTVKKRVYLYITAGDATVTPSVTPSVTPTPTPTEGATKPKVNSVSLASSKELKIDFSSEILASSVIDSNGNLISGSVTIGLTPGANNFNDLTPSLSKDKKSLILTSSSNFEGTYVITISESILSASGVPVTPYTVQKNLKDEVGPSYVTTTVDDTGYVANIEFSEPIDISGLSVYNVVGTNNATLQSYLTNADNYVLSLDKKTLSIDLSACGVTKANTLVYMVGIKDTIGNVSNPFTLPVVVEFDATVKPNATLTSVVRTSKNIVTATFSRPIQYAGYMYIGDDYVSGVVDSTDSTKVNYAIPNTSLTGNQVVTLNGWFSYNSTGAQSTDVKRSVNFTLDNNAPALVSSVLTNTTENNVPVTKLTLTYNKEVSLISGSGKLTTKIVSSNANIYNKELAYTAVAKGMKVTLSFVNNATEMGTYYFSIPAGLVMDKYENQSVASTVTVTKQSSSSSVLPAPVSITQDVSNPSKIYIKFNQKLDMTSVANTSNYIIGTSTRPTSANVIAQDESSATIELTFASNAIPSTANYPVTVKGIKGYNDSYAEMETYNTILPLIENGAPTFVSAKLTSPQTIVATFSESFTGTVNVTVYNGNSVVGSVYYSSGKELFISLDQPITSAAYIMFTNNELVDDNNNKANLIVNKKIAVTRAY from the coding sequence ATGAAAAAGAAGTTATTTACAAAACTTATGGCATTTTTGCTCATATGCGTAATGGCGATACCAATGGTTTCCATTCGTAAGCCAGCAACGGTTTATGCGGCGAGTGCATCCATGAATACCACATGGAAAACAATTTATATGGGGAGTACCTATACTTTTTGGGTAAAGAATGCAACGAATGTAAAAACAAAAGCATGGTCATCCTCAAATAAAAGTGTAGCAACTGTCAATGGAAAAGGTATGGTTACTCCAGTAAAAGCCGGAAAAGCAACGATTAGCTGTAAAATTATTTATACCAATGGAACAACAAATACAGTTAAGGCTACTGTAGTAGTTAAGAATCGTGTTCCTGCAACAGCTATTTCTGTTAATGCAGATCTTGGAACAATTAATGCACATACGCTAAAAGTTGGTGAAAGTCATCAATTTAAATTTACAAAAACTCCTTCAAATACAACAGATTATGCTTATTTCACAATTGCAGATGAAGAATATGCAAGTGTAAGTAGCTCAGGTGTAGTAACAGCTAAGAAAGCTGGTATTACTATGCTAGAAGTTGCTTGTGGACCAAATGCAACAGAAGCAAAGAGTCCAACGAATACTGTGAAAAAGAGAGTGTACTTATACATAACAGCAGGTGATGCAACAGTTACTCCAAGTGTAACACCAAGTGTAACGCCAACACCTACACCAACAGAAGGTGCAACAAAGCCTAAGGTAAATTCAGTATCTTTAGCAAGCTCTAAAGAATTAAAGATTGATTTTAGTAGTGAAATACTTGCATCAAGTGTAATTGATTCCAATGGAAATTTAATTTCTGGTTCTGTTACAATAGGTTTGACTCCAGGTGCAAATAATTTTAATGATCTTACTCCATCCTTATCAAAAGATAAGAAGTCTTTAATTTTAACATCAAGTTCAAACTTTGAAGGAACTTATGTTATTACTATTTCAGAGAGTATTCTTTCTGCAAGTGGAGTTCCTGTGACACCATACACAGTTCAAAAGAATTTAAAGGATGAAGTAGGTCCTTCCTATGTTACAACTACGGTAGATGATACTGGATATGTAGCGAACATTGAATTTAGCGAACCAATTGATATCAGTGGTTTATCTGTTTATAACGTTGTTGGAACAAATAATGCAACCTTACAATCCTATTTAACAAATGCAGATAACTATGTTTTAAGTCTAGATAAGAAAACTTTATCAATCGATTTATCAGCTTGCGGAGTAACAAAAGCAAATACATTAGTTTATATGGTTGGTATCAAAGATACGATCGGTAATGTGTCTAATCCATTTACATTGCCAGTTGTGGTTGAATTTGATGCAACTGTAAAGCCAAATGCAACTTTAACTTCAGTAGTTAGAACTTCAAAGAATATTGTAACAGCAACATTTAGCCGTCCAATTCAATATGCAGGTTATATGTATATTGGTGATGATTATGTATCTGGTGTTGTTGATTCAACAGATTCTACGAAAGTAAATTATGCGATTCCAAACACATCTTTAACAGGAAACCAAGTTGTTACGTTAAATGGTTGGTTTAGCTATAATTCAACGGGCGCACAATCAACGGATGTAAAGAGAAGCGTTAACTTTACATTAGATAATAACGCACCTGCGTTAGTAAGTTCAGTTTTAACAAACACAACAGAGAATAATGTGCCAGTTACTAAATTAACATTGACTTATAATAAAGAAGTATCTTTAATCAGTGGTAGTGGTAAACTTACTACAAAGATAGTAAGTTCAAATGCTAATATCTATAACAAAGAGTTGGCATATACAGCAGTTGCTAAGGGTATGAAAGTAACATTATCATTTGTAAATAATGCAACTGAAATGGGTACATACTATTTTAGCATTCCTGCGGGATTAGTTATGGATAAGTATGAGAATCAATCCGTAGCTTCTACAGTTACTGTTACTAAGCAATCAAGTAGTTCTTCTGTATTACCAGCTCCAGTAAGTATTACGCAGGATGTGTCAAATCCAAGTAAAATTTATATTAAGTTTAATCAAAAACTAGATATGACATCAGTTGCTAATACTTCAAATTATATTATAGGAACATCAACACGTCCTACAAGTGCTAACGTTATTGCACAAGATGAAAGCTCAGCAACGATTGAATTAACATTTGCATCCAATGCAATACCATCTACTGCTAATTATCCTGTTACAGTGAAAGGAATCAAAGGATATAATGATTCCTATGCAGAGATGGAAACTTACAATACAATACTTCCATTAATAGAAAATGGTGCTCCAACATTTGTTTCTGCGAAACTAACATCTCCACAAACCATTGTTGCAACATTTAGTGAAAGCTTTACAGGTACAGTGAATGTAACTGTTTATAATGGAAATAGTGTTGTAGGAAGTGTTTATTATTCTAGCGGTAAAGAATTATTTATTTCTTTAGATCAACCGATTACTTCAGCTGCATATATTATGTTTACAAACAATGAATTGGTGGATGATAATAATAATAAAGCGAACCTAATTGTAAACAAAAAAATTGCAGTGACTAGAGCATATTAA